The genomic stretch GCAGGAAACGACGGGCTGACGGCAGGCCCGATCCCGGCCGCCAAAAGACCAGTTTGCCGATGGCAGATGCGCATAAGCGCGCAACTTTGCCGCGATTTTTAACCGTGACATGCGGCGACGCGTCCGGTGGCACTTGTTGTCGGGCGGCGGAACATACATATGCGGGCGAGATATGAACAAGGACATTTCGATGAATCTGCGCGCCCGCACATCCGCCTTTCTTGACCGGCCCTTCGTGGGGCAATTCATCTTTGGCGTGATCGTCTTTAACGCGATGATCCTTGGGCTAGAAACATCGGATAGCGTGATGGCCCAGGCGGGCGGGCTGATCCTGCTGCTGGACCAGCTTTGCCTTGCGATCTTTGTGGTTGAACTGGGGGCCAAGCTCTTTGCCTATGGGCCGCGGTTCTTTCGGGGCGGCTGGAATATCTTTGATTTTGTGATCGTCGGCATCTCGTTGGTGCCGGGCAATGGCGGGCTGTCGGTGCTACGCGCCTTGCGCATCCTGCGGGTGCTGCGCGTCATTTCGGTGGTGCCGTCATTGCGCCGCGTGGTCGAAGGCTTTGTCATCGCCCTGCCCGGCATGGGGTCGGTCTTTCTGCTGATGGGGATCGTGTTCTACATCGGCGCCGTCATGGCGACCAAGCTGTTCGGCA from Yoonia vestfoldensis encodes the following:
- a CDS encoding ion transporter gives rise to the protein MNLRARTSAFLDRPFVGQFIFGVIVFNAMILGLETSDSVMAQAGGLILLLDQLCLAIFVVELGAKLFAYGPRFFRGGWNIFDFVIVGISLVPGNGGLSVLRALRILRVLRVISVVPSLRRVVEGFVIALPGMGSVFLLMGIVFYIGAVMATKLFGNSFPEWFGTLGASGYSLFQIMTLESWSMGIVRPVMEVYPYAWAFFIPFIMMTTFAVVNLLVGLIVNSMQDAHAEEGNAATDAYRDEVLAKLTAIEKRLDQTGK